A genome region from Alkalimarinus coralli includes the following:
- a CDS encoding enoyl-CoA hydratase/isomerase family protein, translating into MRSNTTTPTDNALIYEVHDNGVALIKLNRPKLGNAFDDNLIKHLTNAFIDADNNDSVSVILLCSNGKHFSAGADLNWMKSMANANYDENLSDAHRLAKLMSTINACSKPVVARVQGAAYGGAIGLIACSDIAIAENGASFALSEVKLGLSPATISPYVIDAIGARAARRLFLTGEVFDANKALSIGLISEVTPPDLLIETTDSIISSLLKNGPTAIASTKALIDKVSRHENNEQLTDYTCELIAALRVSEEGQEGLSAFLEKRAPNWPPRTKPLNPNNIDSNSIEAG; encoded by the coding sequence ATGAGATCAAATACAACAACGCCGACTGACAACGCCCTTATCTACGAGGTGCACGACAATGGTGTTGCCCTGATAAAGCTTAATAGACCCAAGCTTGGAAATGCATTCGATGACAACCTTATCAAGCATCTTACAAATGCCTTCATAGATGCTGATAACAATGATTCTGTTTCGGTGATTCTACTGTGCTCCAACGGCAAACATTTTTCCGCTGGTGCAGATCTGAACTGGATGAAATCCATGGCTAACGCTAACTACGATGAAAACCTTTCAGATGCTCACAGGCTCGCAAAACTCATGTCAACGATTAACGCATGCAGTAAACCCGTCGTTGCACGGGTTCAAGGGGCTGCTTACGGCGGTGCCATTGGGCTCATTGCCTGCTCGGACATTGCTATAGCGGAAAATGGAGCAAGCTTTGCGTTGAGTGAAGTTAAGCTTGGTTTGAGCCCGGCAACGATAAGCCCTTATGTCATTGACGCCATTGGCGCTCGAGCCGCTCGACGCCTGTTCCTAACTGGCGAAGTATTCGACGCCAATAAGGCGCTCTCCATTGGCCTAATAAGTGAAGTTACGCCTCCCGACCTACTTATCGAAACAACTGATTCAATTATTTCATCATTGCTTAAAAACGGGCCAACAGCGATTGCGTCTACAAAAGCACTCATCGATAAAGTCAGTAGGCATGAGAACAACGAACAGTTGACCGATTATACCTGCGAATTAATCGCAGCCTTAAGGGTGTCCGAAGAAGGACAAGAAGGATTAAGCGCATTTTTGGAAAAGCGCGCTCCAAATTGGCCACCTAGAACAAAACCATTAAACCCGAATAACATCGACTCAAACTCTATCGAGGCAGGCTAA
- a CDS encoding acetyl/propionyl/methylcrotonyl-CoA carboxylase subunit alpha — protein sequence MFDKILVANRGEIACRIINTASRLGIKTVAVYSDADRNALFVELADEAYYLGGAEPSESYLKVDKIIEIAKISGAQAIHPGYGFLSENPALPTQCEKNHITFIGPSASSIEAMGSKSQSKLIMSKAGVPLIPGYHGDDQSLDTLINASLEVGFPQLVKASAGGGGKGMRIVRSKDQVEQSIKAAQREALSSFGDEKLLIEKYIEQPRHIEVQIFCDQAGQGVYLYDRDCSIQRRHQKIIEEAPAPGLSDKTRQLMGEAALNCAKAINYVGAGTVEFLLDKNQTFYFMEMNTRLQVEHPVTEMITQVDLVEWQLKIASGEPLPLTQQAIPCIGHAFESRIYAESPANDFLPATGKIRYMAQPEVSSDVRLDTGIRENDAISVFYDPMIAKLITWGDSRQSAARKMNLALNNFHIAGIDTNCDFLKRVTSHKAFLEQDITTEFIEAHRDSLFESVLPTVDDLLTAATLYIYSITEHLSDSGYPNNPYSPWDNTDFWNLNGTQAHTFSLNYENTSYAFQVSKGQSEQLSFVYDGKTYQVTYSINANKITTLIDGTKTSSEFFLSQEQVNLFKQGYSLVFTFPIAKQHYEEQQPEGSLVAPIHGKIVSVETDAGIQVEKGAPLIIIEAMKMEHTITAPEPGTVNAVYCSAGDIVDADQQLIEFEPLTTTCEADSDDS from the coding sequence ATGTTTGATAAAATACTGGTAGCAAATCGTGGTGAAATCGCCTGCCGAATTATTAATACGGCGAGCCGACTTGGGATAAAGACCGTTGCAGTATATTCTGATGCTGACCGCAATGCTCTTTTTGTCGAACTGGCAGATGAAGCTTATTATCTGGGAGGTGCTGAACCATCAGAAAGTTATCTGAAAGTGGACAAAATTATAGAGATTGCAAAAATCTCAGGTGCTCAGGCCATACACCCCGGCTATGGGTTCCTTTCTGAAAACCCTGCCTTGCCAACCCAGTGCGAAAAGAACCATATCACGTTTATTGGCCCATCAGCATCTTCGATAGAGGCGATGGGTTCGAAAAGCCAATCAAAGCTCATTATGAGCAAAGCTGGCGTTCCTCTTATTCCCGGCTACCATGGCGATGATCAATCACTCGACACGCTGATAAACGCGTCTTTGGAAGTTGGCTTTCCCCAGCTGGTTAAAGCCTCTGCTGGAGGTGGCGGTAAAGGCATGCGTATCGTTCGATCAAAAGATCAGGTCGAGCAGTCTATAAAGGCCGCCCAGAGAGAAGCGCTCTCTTCATTTGGCGATGAGAAACTATTGATAGAGAAATATATAGAACAACCAAGGCATATTGAAGTACAAATCTTTTGTGATCAGGCAGGTCAAGGTGTTTACCTTTATGACAGAGACTGCTCTATCCAACGCCGGCATCAAAAAATAATTGAAGAGGCTCCCGCCCCAGGCCTGTCGGATAAAACGAGACAGTTAATGGGCGAAGCAGCTCTTAACTGTGCAAAAGCAATCAATTACGTCGGCGCGGGAACCGTTGAGTTCTTGTTAGACAAAAATCAAACATTCTACTTTATGGAGATGAATACACGCCTTCAGGTCGAACACCCAGTGACCGAAATGATCACTCAAGTAGACCTCGTTGAATGGCAGCTGAAAATAGCTAGCGGAGAACCCTTACCCCTGACTCAGCAGGCAATTCCGTGTATCGGCCATGCATTCGAATCTCGAATTTATGCCGAAAGCCCAGCTAACGATTTTTTACCCGCTACTGGTAAAATTCGCTATATGGCGCAACCTGAAGTATCGAGTGATGTGAGACTTGATACGGGTATCAGGGAAAATGACGCGATCAGCGTGTTCTACGACCCAATGATCGCTAAGCTCATCACGTGGGGGGATAGTAGACAAAGCGCTGCAAGAAAGATGAATCTGGCACTAAATAACTTCCATATTGCCGGTATAGATACAAACTGCGACTTCCTGAAGCGTGTCACCTCACATAAAGCCTTTTTAGAGCAAGATATCACAACCGAATTTATCGAAGCTCACCGAGACTCACTGTTTGAGTCTGTTTTACCGACAGTTGATGATCTCTTAACCGCGGCAACACTTTACATATATTCGATAACTGAGCACCTTTCGGATTCAGGTTACCCAAATAATCCTTATAGCCCTTGGGATAACACCGATTTTTGGAACTTAAATGGCACACAAGCTCATACATTCAGTTTGAACTATGAAAATACTTCCTATGCATTTCAGGTCTCAAAAGGGCAGTCTGAACAACTTTCTTTTGTATATGACGGCAAGACATACCAGGTCACCTATTCGATAAACGCAAATAAGATAACGACACTGATAGACGGAACAAAAACATCCAGTGAGTTTTTTCTTTCCCAAGAGCAGGTCAACCTATTCAAACAAGGTTACAGCTTAGTATTCACCTTTCCCATTGCAAAACAGCATTACGAAGAACAGCAACCTGAAGGGTCTTTGGTTGCCCCCATACATGGCAAGATTGTTAGCGTTGAGACCGACGCTGGCATCCAAGTCGAGAAAGGTGCCCCACTAATTATCATTGAGGCGATGAAAATGGAGCATACAATTACTGCACCTGAACCTGGTACCGTCAATGCAGTTTACTGCTCTGCTGGCGATATCGTTGATGCAGACCAACAGCTAATCGAATTCGAGCCTCTCACCACAACTTGCGAGGCGGATAGTGATGACAGCTGA
- a CDS encoding hydroxymethylglutaryl-CoA lyase, translating into MTADSVRIVEVGPRDGLQNEPSSLSVEQKVQFIDMLSETGLTHIEAGSFVSPKWVPQMASSDKVFRAIRRSPAVTYSALTPNVKGLQLALAAKADEVAIFTAASEAFCQKNINCSIEESIERFLPLIEEATKHNINVRGYVSCIMGCPYDGDIDHKQVLAVTKKLIEAGCYEVSLGDTIGVGTANKVTALIRELKQEFNENQLAVHFHDTYGQALTNIYASLDQGIRTVDASVAGLGGCPYAKGASGNVATEDVVYMLSGLGMRTGVNLEKLIKAGRYICHELNRPNGSKVAFASH; encoded by the coding sequence ATGACAGCTGACTCAGTAAGAATAGTCGAGGTTGGGCCAAGAGATGGCCTGCAAAATGAACCGTCATCGCTGTCAGTTGAGCAAAAGGTTCAATTTATAGACATGCTCTCGGAAACCGGTCTAACGCATATTGAGGCAGGAAGTTTTGTATCTCCTAAGTGGGTTCCACAGATGGCATCCAGCGACAAAGTCTTTCGAGCTATAAGGCGCTCGCCTGCCGTTACCTACTCGGCGTTAACGCCAAACGTTAAAGGCCTGCAGCTGGCGTTGGCCGCAAAAGCCGACGAAGTTGCTATATTTACCGCTGCGTCAGAGGCATTTTGCCAAAAGAATATCAATTGCTCGATTGAAGAGAGTATCGAAAGATTCCTACCTCTGATAGAAGAGGCCACTAAACATAATATCAATGTCAGAGGTTACGTCTCATGCATTATGGGCTGCCCTTACGACGGCGATATAGACCATAAACAGGTTTTAGCTGTTACGAAAAAGCTCATCGAAGCAGGCTGCTATGAGGTCTCTCTAGGCGATACCATAGGCGTTGGGACGGCTAATAAAGTGACAGCGCTTATTCGTGAATTAAAACAAGAGTTTAACGAGAACCAGCTAGCAGTTCACTTTCATGATACATATGGCCAGGCGCTCACAAACATCTATGCCTCTCTGGACCAGGGCATTAGAACAGTTGATGCATCAGTCGCAGGGCTCGGTGGCTGCCCCTACGCCAAAGGCGCATCTGGAAATGTCGCCACCGAAGATGTCGTATATATGCTTAGCGGATTAGGCATGCGAACTGGCGTTAACCTTGAAAAGTTAATCAAGGCTGGTCGCTATATATGCCATGAACTCAATCGCCCGAATGGCTCAAAAGTTGCGTTCGCATCACACTAG